Proteins from one Fusobacterium periodonticum 1_1_41FAA genomic window:
- a CDS encoding zeta toxin family protein, whose amino-acid sequence MEKNYTDKELELVFEKILKMYKSSYSPKEKPKVFLLGGQPGAGKTGLENMINAKDEYISISGDDFREYHPKFKEINLEHGREASKYTQQWCGAITEKLIEALGKEKYNLIIEGTLRTAELPIKEATRFKKLGYEVGLNVVAVKGEKSRLGTIQRYEEMIKQGKTPRMTPKEHHDLVVNSIGDNLETIYNSKLFDEIRLFDRENNLLYSYKETPDVSPKDILEKEFCREWEKEEIEEYNERWNNLIKTMENRKASAEEISKVIIEKENNL is encoded by the coding sequence ATGGAAAAAAATTATACTGATAAAGAGTTAGAACTTGTATTTGAAAAGATATTGAAAATGTATAAATCTAGTTATTCACCTAAAGAAAAGCCAAAAGTCTTTCTATTAGGGGGACAACCTGGAGCAGGAAAAACAGGACTTGAAAATATGATTAATGCAAAAGATGAATATATATCTATAAGTGGAGATGATTTTAGAGAATATCATCCAAAATTTAAAGAAATTAATTTAGAACATGGAAGAGAAGCTTCAAAATATACTCAACAATGGTGTGGAGCAATAACAGAAAAGCTAATAGAAGCATTAGGAAAAGAAAAATATAATTTAATAATAGAAGGTACTTTAAGAACTGCAGAACTTCCTATAAAAGAAGCAACAAGATTTAAAAAATTAGGATATGAAGTTGGGTTAAATGTAGTTGCAGTTAAAGGAGAAAAATCTCGTTTAGGTACTATACAAAGATATGAAGAAATGATAAAGCAAGGTAAAACTCCAAGAATGACTCCAAAAGAACATCATGATTTAGTAGTAAATAGTATAGGAGATAACCTAGAAACTATATATAACTCTAAACTATTTGATGAGATAAGACTTTTTGACAGAGAGAATAATTTATTATATAGCTATAAAGAAACTCCTGATGTGAGTCCAAAAGATATTTTAGAGAAAGAATTTTGTCGTGAATGGGAAAAAGAAGAAATAGAAGAATATAACGAAAGATGGAATAATTTAATAAAAACTATGGAAAATAGAAAAGCTTCTGCTGAAGAAATTTCTAAAGTGATAATTGAAAAAGAGAATAATTTATAA
- a CDS encoding Eco57I restriction-modification methylase domain-containing protein, producing the protein MNYLKVIKVKFDAVIGNPPYQENDNGIREEGAAINASAKPLYNHFFYLAQEITSDKINLIFPARWLVGAGKGLTEFTKKMLNDKHIKSVTIFQKASDVFVNTDIKGGVLHLTYDKTYKGKTHIKVIDWKKRLHEYTAYLNSCGSGFLIPYEKLVSIYKKVRNLSEESIQKHISTRKPYGLATDFFKNPAKYSMPEIFEQKNNEEDLSIFGLEKNKRVIKYVPKDYPITTGNDTIYKWKFFVGKAMGNGEFGEIYPDYPIAAPGEIATETFIRIGAFDSKEEAEALKKYFYTKFFRALLGIAKVTQDATSKVYCFVPNQNFGKNSDINWNEDIKKIDLQLYKKYKLNKTEIKFIEENIK; encoded by the coding sequence ATAAATTATTTAAAGGTGATTAAAGTGAAGTTTGATGCAGTAATTGGAAATCCACCATATCAGGAAAATGACAATGGTATAAGAGAAGAAGGAGCAGCTATTAATGCTTCAGCAAAGCCATTATATAATCATTTTTTTTATCTAGCACAAGAAATAACATCGGACAAAATAAATCTAATATTTCCAGCAAGATGGTTAGTTGGTGCTGGAAAAGGCTTGACTGAATTCACTAAAAAGATGTTAAATGACAAGCATATTAAATCTGTAACTATTTTTCAAAAAGCAAGTGATGTATTTGTAAATACCGATATAAAAGGTGGAGTTTTACATTTAACATATGACAAAACTTATAAAGGAAAAACACATATTAAAGTAATAGATTGGAAAAAAAGATTGCATGAATATACTGCTTACTTAAATTCTTGTGGTTCTGGTTTTCTTATTCCATATGAAAAATTAGTAAGTATCTACAAAAAAGTAAGAAATCTTTCAGAAGAAAGTATACAAAAACATATTTCAACGCGTAAACCATATGGTTTAGCTACTGATTTTTTTAAAAATCCAGCTAAATATTCAATGCCAGAAATCTTCGAACAAAAAAATAATGAAGAGGATCTTTCTATTTTTGGTTTAGAAAAAAATAAAAGAGTTATTAAGTATGTACCTAAAGATTATCCTATCACAACTGGGAATGATACTATTTATAAATGGAAATTTTTTGTCGGAAAAGCTATGGGAAATGGAGAATTTGGTGAGATTTATCCCGATTATCCAATAGCTGCTCCAGGAGAGATAGCAACTGAAACATTTATTAGAATAGGAGCTTTTGATTCTAAAGAAGAGGCCGAAGCATTAAAAAAATATTTTTATACTAAATTTTTTAGAGCACTACTTGGAATAGCAAAAGTAACTCAAGATGCTACATCAAAAGTATATTGCTTTGTTCCTAATCAAAATTTTGGAAAAAATTCTGATATTAATTGGAATGAAGATATAAAAAAAATAGATCTCCAACTATACAAAAAATATAAATTGAATAAAACCGAAATAAAATTTATTGAAGAAAATATCAAATAA